One window from the genome of Dyadobacter sp. CECT 9275 encodes:
- the ispE gene encoding 4-(cytidine 5'-diphospho)-2-C-methyl-D-erythritol kinase, with the protein MVVFPNAKINIGLNIIEKRNDGFHNIESCFYPVGWTDALEILPADELSFKSSGIDIPGAPQHNLCLKTYQLLAADYHLPHVDIHLLKTVPIGAGLGGGSADAAFTIKALNDLFSLGISLEKQLAYARRLGSDCAFFLVNEPAYCFSKGDHFEPITLNLTGKWITLINPGLHISTADAYAGIVPQKPEKDLRELLKQPLHSWKDAVKNDFEDSLFSKYQVLSEIKNSLYTQGAVYASMTGSGSTVYGIFEKEINLAPMYAQYLTWQGYLV; encoded by the coding sequence ATGGTTGTATTTCCAAATGCAAAGATCAATATTGGATTAAATATTATTGAAAAACGCAACGACGGTTTTCATAATATTGAATCATGCTTTTATCCCGTGGGCTGGACAGACGCTCTGGAGATTCTGCCTGCTGATGAATTGTCATTTAAATCCTCAGGAATTGATATCCCCGGCGCGCCTCAGCATAATTTGTGCTTAAAAACCTACCAGTTGCTTGCGGCTGACTATCATTTACCCCATGTGGACATACATTTGCTTAAAACAGTCCCCATAGGGGCGGGGCTTGGAGGAGGGTCCGCTGATGCTGCATTCACCATCAAAGCCCTCAACGATTTGTTTTCTCTCGGAATTTCCCTGGAAAAACAACTCGCCTATGCCCGCAGACTGGGGAGTGACTGCGCTTTTTTTCTTGTAAACGAGCCCGCCTACTGTTTTTCAAAAGGAGATCATTTTGAACCGATTACATTGAATTTGACCGGCAAATGGATTACCCTCATCAACCCTGGCCTGCACATTTCAACCGCAGATGCCTATGCAGGTATTGTTCCCCAAAAGCCTGAAAAGGATTTAAGGGAACTACTCAAACAGCCATTGCACAGCTGGAAGGATGCAGTAAAGAATGATTTTGAGGATAGTCTTTTTTCTAAATATCAGGTACTTTCTGAAATAAAAAATAGCCTGTATACCCAGGGTGCCGTTTATGCGTCCATGACGGGATCAGGGTCCACCGTATATGGAATTTTTGAAAAAGAAATAAATTTAGCACCCATGTATGCTCAATATCTGACCTGGCAGGGTTATTTAGTATAA
- a CDS encoding Crp/Fnr family transcriptional regulator, with protein MKNTIEKINSFGLDESLVPLLSSLLIKAEYPKGHVLIREGRNERSLYFLETGIARAFSNKEEKEVTFWFGKEGDVLLSLKSYFANEPGYESIELLEKAVVYQLSHQLLARLYDTNVQLANWGRKFAEYELILAEERHISRHFKTASERYDDFMIRFPGLINRVKLSHVASYLGISQVSLSRIRGERR; from the coding sequence ATGAAAAACACGATTGAAAAGATAAACAGTTTCGGGCTCGACGAATCCCTTGTTCCGCTGCTGTCGTCTCTGCTGATCAAAGCGGAGTATCCGAAGGGCCACGTGCTGATTCGTGAAGGCCGTAACGAAAGGTCCTTGTATTTCCTTGAAACAGGTATTGCCCGAGCTTTTTCTAACAAGGAAGAAAAGGAAGTGACTTTCTGGTTTGGAAAGGAGGGAGACGTACTGCTTTCCTTAAAAAGCTATTTTGCCAATGAACCGGGTTATGAAAGTATTGAATTGCTTGAAAAGGCTGTGGTTTATCAGCTCAGTCATCAGTTGCTGGCCCGTCTTTACGATACCAATGTTCAGCTTGCCAACTGGGGACGGAAGTTTGCAGAATATGAGTTGATATTGGCCGAGGAGCGCCATATTTCCAGGCATTTTAAAACGGCTTCTGAGCGTTATGATGATTTTATGATCCGTTTCCCCGGCTTGATCAACCGTGTTAAGCTCAGTCATGTGGCGTCCTATCTGGGCATCAGCCAGGTATCTTTAAGTCGTATCAGGGGAGAAAGAAGATGA
- a CDS encoding DMT family transporter — protein MAWLYLLAAGLFEVGFTASLKLSGNFSNIRWSIVFLVCVSMSFLLLNKAAQTIPLGTAYAVWTGIGAVGTVVTGIVLFREPSDFWRLFFVFLLIGALIGLKIVSK, from the coding sequence ATGGCTTGGTTATATCTTTTGGCGGCAGGTTTGTTTGAAGTGGGATTTACTGCGTCCTTGAAACTATCCGGGAATTTTTCAAACATTCGCTGGAGTATTGTTTTCCTGGTTTGCGTTTCGATGAGCTTTTTATTGCTCAACAAAGCGGCACAAACCATACCACTGGGTACTGCTTATGCCGTCTGGACGGGTATAGGGGCAGTAGGAACTGTGGTGACCGGCATCGTTCTGTTTAGGGAGCCGTCAGACTTTTGGCGCCTTTTCTTTGTATTTCTCCTGATAGGTGCGCTGATCGGTTTAAAAATAGTTTCGAAATAA